GATAAAATTATCAATGCAGATAACTTTATATTTTTTCACCAACTCATCACATAAATGAGACCCGATGAATCCTGCCCCGCCAGAGACAAGGACATTCTCCTGATCAAATATTGGTGTCTCAGTCATTTTTTTTGAAATTATATTTTTTAAGCATGGAATTCCATTTAATTTTCAGCAATTCTCTAAATGTCTTAACATAATGCGAAAATCCGGATACTTTTGTGCCAAAGTCATTGATCCAATGTACCGGCACTTCCTTGATTTTAAAACCCATTTTTCTGGCGAGCCATAAAATCTCAAAATCAAATCCCCATCGGTCTATCGTCTGCTTTTCAAAAATTGCCGTACTTTTTTTATTGAATAGTTTGAATCCGCACTGAGTATCCTGTATACCCGGCAGTAAAACCAGCTGGATTAACCTGTTTCCCACCCGACCCAGAAATTCCTTGAATTTTGACTGATGGATCTCAATATTAGATCCTTTGATCGCCCGTGAACCGATTATGATATCAAAGTCTGCAGCATATTGTTCAAACTTCTCAATCTCTTCAATCGGAGTTGAAAGATCCGCATCTGAAAAAAGGACATATTCATATTTTGCCGTAAGCATACCTTTTTTTACAGCAAAACCTTTTCCTCTGTTCTTTTCCGATTTAATTATCCTGAAGCGGTCATTACTTACCTCATTAATCACTTCGAGTGTCCTATCGGTACTGCCGTCATCAACAATTATTATCTCATATTCATCGCATTTTTTATCCAGATATTGAACGATCCTTTCAAGAGATTTTTTTATTCTTTTCTCCTCGTTATAGACGGGAATTACAAGGGAAAACGCCTTAAATATGGATGCTTTTTTCATTTCTGATCATCGTGATTATAACTTAAACTGCTGTATTTTACAACTGTTCATTCTGGCTGTTTTGCTGCGGACGGAAAGTCCATATTTTATTGATTGTAAAATTCCAAAACAAAACAACGCTGATCGCCATTGCTTTGGCAATTAAATCATGGATTTCAGCATGTGTCACAAGTAAATACAGTATTGTTTCATTTATTAACAGTCCGGCTGCGCTGACTAAAATAAACTTGGAATATTGAATACGGATTCTTCGATTATTATCTCTGAAAGTCCAATTTTTATTTAGTATGTAGCTGGAGGAAGCAGCCACGGCAAACGCGACAAAATTCGCCCAAAGGTAGTGATTCTCCCAGAACTGGAATGAACGGGTAAGGCCAAAATAAATACCAAAATCAACAAAAGTATTTGCCGTGCCGATGATAGCAAATTTCACAAACTGAGCGATATATGGGCGCCTTTGAATCTGCTCGTGGTTTTTTATACTGCTTATTAGCTTACGCATAAA
The Patescibacteria group bacterium genome window above contains:
- a CDS encoding dolichyl-phosphate beta-glucosyltransferase, which encodes MKKASIFKAFSLVIPVYNEEKRIKKSLERIVQYLDKKCDEYEIIIVDDGSTDRTLEVINEVSNDRFRIIKSEKNRGKGFAVKKGMLTAKYEYVLFSDADLSTPIEEIEKFEQYAADFDIIIGSRAIKGSNIEIHQSKFKEFLGRVGNRLIQLVLLPGIQDTQCGFKLFNKKSTAIFEKQTIDRWGFDFEILWLARKMGFKIKEVPVHWINDFGTKVSGFSHYVKTFRELLKIKWNSMLKKYNFKKND
- a CDS encoding GtrA family protein, translated to MRKLISSIKNHEQIQRRPYIAQFVKFAIIGTANTFVDFGIYFGLTRSFQFWENHYLWANFVAFAVAASSSYILNKNWTFRDNNRRIRIQYSKFILVSAAGLLINETILYLLVTHAEIHDLIAKAMAISVVLFWNFTINKIWTFRPQQNSQNEQL